A single region of the Brachypodium distachyon strain Bd21 chromosome 3, Brachypodium_distachyon_v3.0, whole genome shotgun sequence genome encodes:
- the LOC100842767 gene encoding protein EXORDIUM-like 2, whose amino-acid sequence MAHQHHHSLVLLLLAVSLAGAGAATPRQLFLVTQPPVTLTNHHGQLLTGNYSVNLLWYGRFTPAQRATVADFVLSLSSSPAPRSVASWWATTARYHPGAARLALGRQVLDPSLSLGKRLSESHLASLAARLSPHRGSIAVVITAPDILVDGFCLSHCGLHSSASSSSPARGHQIGGGARGRGRFAYVWVGDAAEQCAGQCAWPFHEPLYGPRGAAPLVAPNADVGMDGVVINLATLLAGAVTNPYGGGYFQGPAEAPLEAVTACTGVFGAGAYPGYPGQLAVDATTGASYNAVGVAGRRFLLPAMWDPETSQCSTLV is encoded by the coding sequence ATGGCCCACCAGCACCATCACAGCCTTGTCCTCCTGCTACTCGCCGTGTctctcgccggcgccggcgcggccacGCCGCGGCAGCTGTTCCTGGTAACCCAGCCGCCAGTGACGCTCACCAACCACCACGGCCAGCTGCTGACCGGCAACTACTCCGTCAACCTGCTCTGGTACGGCCGCTTCACCCCGGCGCAGCGCGCCACCGTGGCTGACTTcgtcctctccctctcttcttccccggcgccgcggTCCGTGGCCTCCTGGTGGGCCACCACGGCCCGGTACCACCCCGGCGCGGCCCGGCTCGCCCTGGGCCGCCAGGTGCTCGACCCGTCCCTCTCCCTCGGGAAGCGGCTCTCGgagtcccacctcgcctccctcgccgcccgcctctCCCCGCACCGCGGCTCCATCGCCGTCGTCATCACCGCCCCGGATATCCTCGTCGACGGCTTCTGCCTCTCCCACTGCGGCCTCCACTcttccgcctcctcttcgtcccCAGCGCGCGGCCACCAGATCGGCGGCGGAGCCCGTGGGCGGGGGAGGTTCGCGTACGTGTGGGTGGGGGACGCGGCGGAGCAGTGCGCGGGGCAGTGCGCGTGGCCGTTCCACGAGCCTTTGTACGGGCCGCGgggggcggcgccgctggtggCGCCGAATGCCGATGTCGGCATGGACGGGGTGGTGATCAACCTGGCGACGCTGCTGGCGGGCGCCGTGACGAACCCGTACGGCGGCGGGTACTTCCAGGGCCCCGCCGAGGCGCCGCTGGAGGCCGTGACGGCGTGCACGGGGGTGTTCGGCGCAGGGGCGTACCCGGGGTACCCGGGCCAGCTGGCCGTGGACGCGACGACGGGGGCCAGCTACAACGCCGTCGgggtcgccggccgccggttCCTGCTGCCCGCCATGTGGGACCCCGAGACCTCGCAGTGCTCCACGCTAGTGTAG
- the LOC100822352 gene encoding uncharacterized protein LOC100822352, protein MGWKGILGFDYGVVQAPLGPDISGPELAAAVANAGGIGLLRLPDWPAPDHVRELIRRTRSLTERPFGAAIVLPFPHEENLRVVLEEKLAVLQVYWGEFPKERVDEAHRAGVKVLHQVGTLEEAEKAKEAGVDGIIVQGHEAGGHVIGQEGLLPLLPRVVDLFSDSTILVIAAGGIVDGRGYAAALALGAHGVCLGTRFVATEESFAHPQYKKRLTEMSCTDYTNVFGRARWPGAPQRVLKTPFYVEWKNLPDHETEENQPIIGHSIIHGVHKDVRRFAGTVPNATTTGDINSMAMYAGQGVGLITEIVPAGEIVKRLVAEAQHVTGENLSVFP, encoded by the exons ATGGGGTGGAAGGGCATCCTGGGCTTCGACTACGGCGTGGTCCAGGCGCCGCTCGGCCCCGACATCTCCGGcccggagctcgccgccgccgtcgccaacGCCGGCGGCAtaggcctcctccgcctccccgacTGG CCGGCGCCGGATCACGTGAGGGAGCTGATACGGAGGACGAGGAGCCTGACCGAGCGGCCGTTCGGGGCGGCCATCGTGCTGCCCTTCCCGCACGAGGAGAACCTGAGGGTTGTGCTGGAAGAGAAGCTCGCCGTGCTGCAGGTGTACTGGGGCGAGTTCCCCAAGGAGCGGGTCGACGAGGCCCACCGCGCCGGCGTCAAGGTCTTGCATCAG GTCGGTACCCTTGAGGAGGCAGAGAAAGCTAAGGAAGCTGGTGTAGATGGAATTATTGTTCAAGGCCATGAAGCAGGGGGGCATGTGATTGGTCAA gagggtCTCCTACCGTTGCTGCCAAGAGTAGTGGATCTATTTTCGGATAGTACTATCCTGGTTATCGCGGCTGGTGGAATTGTAGATGGTCGTGGCTATGCTGCAGCATTGGCACTTGGTGCTCACGGTGTTTGCTTAGGAACAAG GTTTGTGGCTACTGAGGAAAGCTTTGCACATCCTCAGTATAAGAAAAGGCTAACAGAGATGAGCTGTACGGACTATACAAATGTATTCGGGCGAGCTAGATGGCCTGGTGCTCCACAACGTGTCCTGAAAACACCCTTCTATGTTGAGTGGAAGAATCTCCCAGATCATGAAACAGAGGAAAATCAGCCTATTATAGGCCACTCTATCATCCATGGTGTG CACAAGGATGTACGTCGGTTTGCTGGTACTGTCCCTAATGCAACAACAACAGGCGATATCAATAGCATGGCCATGTATGCTGGCCAGGGTGTTGGGCTAATCACGGAGATCGTACCAGCAGGTGAAATTGTCAAAAGGCTAGTTGCTGAAGCACAGCATGTCACCGGAGAAAATCTTTCCGTTTTTCCCTGA